A single Coraliomargarita sinensis DNA region contains:
- a CDS encoding cycloartenol synthase, with translation MKISLFRFFAFTLLIALVPTAHAESPVKDLSLRNEVDHAVHQSLTLLAEEQNLDGYWASPDYPGLTALIVRSFLDSPVDNERWSKSEAVAKGIAFILDNVKEDGGIYNRGLYSYNTAISLMCLNVYAEAAEKYGLLTEEELSDLKEIMVRAREFVVGQQQFYSEKDFEKFSGGIGYGNSYKHSDLSNTSLAIQALHETRHLVDENDEQAVELNWDAAIQFLSNTQNLPETNKQAWASGDAENRGGFVYYPGDSKAGTFEKADGVTGHRSYGSMSYAGLMSLLYAGVDKDDERVVAAVDWLKSHFNLEENPNMGLEGLYYYFHTMAKALDAYGEDTLTLDDGTEIDWAKVLAERFVSLHKHPGFWVNENSRWMESNPYLVSAYTLLALDYIYPRL, from the coding sequence ATGAAAATCTCCCTATTCCGTTTCTTCGCTTTCACGCTCCTGATAGCACTTGTTCCAACTGCCCACGCGGAGAGCCCGGTCAAGGACCTCTCGCTTCGCAACGAGGTGGACCACGCGGTTCACCAGAGCCTGACCCTGCTGGCGGAGGAGCAAAATCTGGACGGTTACTGGGCCTCGCCCGACTATCCGGGTCTAACCGCGCTGATCGTTCGATCGTTCCTAGACAGTCCGGTGGACAATGAACGCTGGTCGAAATCGGAGGCCGTGGCCAAGGGAATTGCCTTTATTCTCGATAACGTGAAGGAGGACGGTGGCATCTACAACCGTGGGCTCTACTCCTACAATACGGCGATTTCCCTGATGTGCTTGAACGTTTATGCAGAGGCCGCCGAAAAGTATGGGCTTTTGACGGAGGAAGAACTGTCCGATTTGAAGGAAATTATGGTGCGTGCGCGCGAATTCGTGGTCGGCCAGCAACAATTCTACTCAGAAAAGGATTTTGAAAAGTTCAGCGGAGGTATCGGCTACGGGAACAGCTACAAGCATTCCGATTTATCCAACACCTCGCTCGCCATCCAGGCCCTGCACGAGACACGTCATCTGGTTGACGAAAACGACGAGCAAGCCGTGGAACTGAACTGGGATGCGGCCATCCAGTTTCTCAGTAATACCCAGAACCTGCCTGAGACAAATAAGCAGGCGTGGGCCAGTGGTGACGCGGAGAACCGCGGCGGATTTGTTTATTACCCGGGAGACAGCAAAGCGGGGACCTTTGAGAAAGCCGACGGCGTCACCGGACACCGCTCCTATGGGAGCATGAGCTACGCCGGCCTGATGAGTCTCCTTTATGCCGGTGTAGATAAAGATGATGAGCGGGTCGTTGCCGCCGTCGACTGGTTGAAGTCGCACTTCAATTTGGAAGAAAATCCCAATATGGGATTGGAGGGGCTTTACTACTATTTCCATACCATGGCGAAGGCACTGGATGCCTATGGTGAGGATACATTGACATTGGATGACGGAACGGAAATTGACTGGGCCAAGGTGTTGGCTGAGAGATTTGTTTCCTTGCACAAGCACCCGGGTTTTTGGGTGAATGAGAACA
- a CDS encoding substrate-binding domain-containing protein — MNYFQFRTATEQVTDYLRDELARRRWSVHLPGSNALAKDLGVGKGTIESALEKLEDEGLLVPQGKGRPRRIDLTKQRGTTTCRIQILLGGELDRSRAMMIELERQLQLAGHAAEFSPKTLEDLGMRVNRVARFVQKTEADGWMILGGNHEILTWFANQPEPVYAIFGRQASVKIGGVSVSRSQALSRAVQRLVELGHQRIVLMVRPDRRKPSPGLFERQFLETLSRYGIHTGSYNLPDWEDEPEDFRACLDALFSFTPPTALVFDQSHLYFAAQQHLAQRGLVAPRDVSMLCNDPDIVFRWSAPRVSHLRWDSGRLIRHARRWAGQLARGQARRKKSVVEAEFVEGGTIGPVPE, encoded by the coding sequence ATGAATTATTTCCAATTTCGCACCGCGACGGAACAGGTAACGGATTATCTTCGCGATGAGCTTGCTCGGCGGCGTTGGAGTGTTCATCTGCCCGGGAGCAACGCATTGGCCAAGGATTTGGGTGTGGGCAAAGGGACGATCGAGTCGGCACTGGAAAAACTGGAGGACGAGGGCTTGCTGGTGCCACAGGGCAAGGGGCGTCCCCGACGGATCGATTTGACGAAGCAGCGGGGCACGACGACCTGTAGGATTCAAATATTACTCGGCGGGGAACTGGACCGCTCGCGGGCGATGATGATCGAGTTGGAACGCCAGTTGCAGCTGGCGGGACATGCGGCGGAATTTTCCCCGAAAACTTTGGAAGATCTGGGAATGCGGGTTAATCGCGTGGCCCGATTTGTACAGAAGACGGAAGCTGACGGCTGGATGATTCTGGGCGGGAATCACGAGATCCTGACATGGTTTGCGAATCAGCCGGAGCCTGTGTACGCGATCTTTGGCCGACAGGCCTCTGTCAAGATCGGAGGGGTCTCGGTCTCCCGGTCCCAGGCTTTGTCCCGTGCGGTTCAACGTTTAGTGGAACTGGGGCATCAGCGTATTGTATTGATGGTTCGTCCGGATCGGCGGAAGCCGAGCCCCGGGCTTTTTGAGCGGCAGTTTCTCGAGACCTTGAGTCGATACGGTATCCACACCGGTTCCTACAACTTGCCCGACTGGGAAGACGAGCCGGAGGACTTTCGGGCCTGTCTGGACGCGCTCTTCAGCTTCACACCGCCAACTGCCCTGGTTTTTGACCAGTCGCATCTCTATTTTGCGGCTCAGCAGCATCTGGCGCAGCGCGGCCTGGTGGCACCGAGGGACGTCTCCATGCTCTGCAACGACCCTGATATCGTTTTTCGCTGGTCGGCTCCCCGCGTTTCTCACCTCCGCTGGGATTCGGGGCGTCTGATTCGACATGCGAGGCGCTGGGCGGGCCAACTGGCACGTGGGCAGGCGCGTCGGAAAAAATCGGTGGTCGAGGCGGAATTTGTCGAGGGCGGTACCATCGGGCCGGTGCCGGAGTGA
- a CDS encoding sulfatase-like hydrolase/transferase, protein MKAHLKPLILILLIFGAVGPSAATEERPPNIVVILADDLGMRDMALYNGWVELPRIETMAEQGMTFTDFHANSSVCSPTRAALLTGRYQQRVGIVDVIVGSREPDSGLSPELPTLAKTFQQNGYATALFGKWHLGFQDEYNPTHHGFDEFIGLLNGAGDFHVEEDWRNGLEPMTLRSYATDRITSDSVDFIKRHQNEPFFLYVSHQTPHNPYQTRADTPENRKKGWRQNRVSDENRPRYKEMLKDLDDSIGAILDQLRACGLAGKTLVFFWSDNGDVGMSPVDRRLRGTKFGQYEGGHRVPAVAWWPGMIPAGTESDALLLGFDLYPTFTEIAGVSEDNPDNLDGISFADHLLDQAPVPSRDIFFGYEPKLGTAMRRGDWKMILKDGKVQLYNLEKDLKETSNVADKYPEVVESMRAAIEQFKATVVPGS, encoded by the coding sequence GTGAAAGCTCATCTGAAACCCCTCATTCTCATCCTGCTCATTTTCGGGGCCGTCGGGCCTTCAGCCGCCACCGAAGAACGGCCGCCCAACATCGTGGTCATCCTGGCCGACGATCTCGGCATGCGCGATATGGCGCTTTACAACGGCTGGGTCGAATTGCCGCGCATTGAAACCATGGCGGAACAAGGCATGACTTTCACCGATTTTCACGCCAACTCCTCGGTTTGCAGCCCCACCCGGGCCGCCCTTCTCACCGGTCGCTACCAGCAGCGGGTGGGAATCGTCGATGTCATCGTCGGCTCGAGGGAGCCCGACTCCGGGCTATCACCGGAGCTCCCCACCCTCGCGAAAACCTTTCAGCAAAACGGTTACGCCACGGCCCTCTTCGGCAAGTGGCATCTGGGCTTTCAGGATGAATACAACCCGACCCACCACGGCTTCGACGAATTCATCGGCTTACTCAACGGCGCGGGCGATTTCCATGTTGAAGAGGACTGGCGGAACGGGCTGGAACCCATGACTCTGCGAAGCTACGCCACCGATCGGATCACGAGTGACAGCGTCGATTTCATCAAGCGCCACCAGAACGAGCCCTTCTTTCTCTACGTGTCCCACCAAACACCGCACAACCCCTACCAGACGCGCGCCGACACACCGGAAAACCGTAAAAAAGGATGGCGACAAAACCGCGTCAGCGACGAGAACCGTCCGCGCTACAAGGAAATGCTTAAGGACCTGGACGACAGCATTGGAGCGATTCTCGATCAGCTGAGAGCATGCGGCTTGGCCGGAAAAACCCTCGTTTTCTTCTGGTCCGACAATGGTGACGTGGGCATGAGCCCGGTCGACCGCCGACTCCGCGGCACCAAATTCGGCCAATACGAAGGTGGGCACCGCGTCCCGGCGGTGGCCTGGTGGCCGGGAATGATTCCTGCCGGCACCGAATCGGACGCCCTCCTCCTCGGCTTCGACCTCTACCCCACTTTTACCGAAATCGCCGGGGTCAGTGAAGACAACCCCGACAATCTGGACGGCATTAGCTTTGCCGACCATCTTCTGGATCAGGCCCCGGTGCCAAGCCGCGATATCTTTTTCGGCTACGAACCCAAGCTCGGCACGGCCATGCGCCGCGGGGATTGGAAGATGATTTTAAAAGACGGCAAGGTGCAGCTCTACAATCTGGAAAAGGACCTGAAGGAAACAAGCAACGTGGCCGACAAATATCCCGAGGTGGTCGAGTCCATGCGCGCCGCGATCGAGCAGTTCAAAGCAACGGTCGTACCGGGCTCATGA
- a CDS encoding sulfatase family protein has translation MLIRLLTLLLAAQACLSAADRARPNILWLYSDDHAYQAIGAYGGRFGDLDLTPNIDRIADEGVRFDRAYVGNSICAPARATLLTGKHSHRNGKFDNYTGFNHDQQQFQKILQKHGYQTAMVGKIHLKGQMQGFDYWEVLPGQGRYWEPIFITEEGKTVYQGEHSTDVITRNAINWLENKRDKDKPFMAMVHYKAPHRSWQPTTRWKERFKAKIFPEPATLFDDYKGRGYAAHHQDMTILHTMEMGRDVKAKQPERAAELALIDKNDPRALTKLKYQWYMRDYLACIAGVDENIGKLLDYLEESGLAENTIVMYSADQGFYLGEHGWFDKRFMYEESYRAPLVAKWPGVTKPGTINEDLVQNIDYAETFLDIAGVEAPDDMQGESIVPLLKGETPGDWRKSLYYHYYEFPAYWHAVRRHEGVSTDRYKLIRFYGNDVPNGEEWEFYDLEADPNELTNVYGQAAYETEVAALKEELLRLREQYQVPDDVGGLPVKPLK, from the coding sequence ATGTTGATCCGATTGCTCACCCTTCTACTTGCCGCCCAAGCCTGCCTGTCAGCCGCAGATAGGGCACGTCCCAACATCCTCTGGCTTTACTCCGACGATCACGCTTACCAGGCAATCGGTGCTTACGGTGGACGCTTCGGCGATCTCGACCTGACGCCGAACATCGACCGCATCGCCGACGAGGGGGTGCGCTTTGACCGGGCCTACGTGGGCAACTCCATCTGCGCCCCGGCCCGGGCGACCCTGCTGACCGGTAAGCACAGCCACCGAAACGGGAAGTTCGACAACTACACCGGGTTCAACCACGACCAGCAGCAGTTTCAAAAGATCCTCCAAAAGCATGGCTACCAGACCGCCATGGTCGGAAAGATCCACCTGAAGGGACAAATGCAGGGCTTCGATTACTGGGAAGTGCTTCCCGGCCAGGGCCGCTACTGGGAGCCCATCTTTATCACCGAGGAGGGCAAAACCGTTTACCAGGGGGAGCACTCCACCGATGTCATCACCCGAAACGCGATCAATTGGCTGGAAAACAAGCGCGACAAGGACAAGCCCTTCATGGCCATGGTCCATTATAAAGCACCCCACCGCAGCTGGCAACCGACCACCCGCTGGAAGGAACGTTTCAAGGCCAAGATCTTTCCCGAACCGGCTACCCTCTTCGACGACTATAAGGGTCGAGGCTATGCCGCCCACCATCAGGACATGACGATCCTTCATACTATGGAAATGGGCCGCGATGTGAAGGCCAAACAACCGGAAAGAGCCGCCGAGCTGGCCCTGATCGACAAGAACGACCCCCGCGCCCTAACCAAGCTAAAATACCAATGGTATATGCGCGACTACCTGGCTTGCATCGCCGGGGTAGATGAGAACATCGGCAAGCTGCTCGACTACCTTGAAGAGTCGGGCCTGGCTGAGAACACCATCGTGATGTACAGCGCCGACCAAGGCTTCTATCTGGGCGAGCACGGTTGGTTCGATAAGCGCTTCATGTATGAGGAGTCCTACCGCGCCCCCCTCGTCGCAAAATGGCCGGGCGTGACCAAGCCCGGGACGATCAACGAGGACCTCGTGCAAAATATTGACTACGCTGAAACCTTTCTCGATATCGCCGGTGTCGAGGCGCCGGACGACATGCAGGGCGAGAGCATTGTCCCCCTGCTGAAAGGGGAAACACCCGGCGACTGGCGAAAGAGCCTCTACTACCACTACTACGAGTTCCCCGCCTACTGGCATGCCGTGCGGCGCCATGAGGGGGTCTCCACCGACCGCTACAAATTGATCCGCTTCTACGGCAACGATGTTCCCAACGGCGAAGAGTGGGAGTTTTACGACCTGGAGGCCGACCCCAACGAGTTGACCAATGTCTACGGGCAAGCGGCCTACGAAACGGAAGTCGCGGCACTGAAGGAAGAACTGCTGCGCCTCCGCGAGCAATATCAAGTGCCGGACGACGTCGGCGGCCTTCCGGTCAAGCCGTTGAAGTAG
- a CDS encoding Gfo/Idh/MocA family protein: MNPSSPITRRRFISDSSKTAAAAALATGIAPSILRAAAPASESNPVKVAQIGIGTRGMNLVRVAGSKPTCKVVAVCDVYKPHADRGLELCNNPEAVAYTDYKDMLNDPAIEAVIIATPDHWHEKMLLDCVAAGKDVYCEKGWTTSVEAAKRMRKAVKDAGAVMQLGHQGRQLAAADVAHDMIASGEIGDVTLVNCGRFFNGTEEAPPWRWYGHYSVKEPELEPREVLKLLDWEKWLGDAPNIDFNERHFWHWRCYWPYGTGQCGDLLSHEMDHVQTVLRYGIPDTCTTNAHLCHWKDDREVPDNWTSSYVFEEKDCVVTYEGCMNSRRAQTPEYIGRDGRIIFNNIGQSANIFERFGDEQAYQISRRPQPQPEQLFVPGKEHRRPDHMQDFLNCVRTREKPRCDEDQAFIETAVLMMALESYRQKRQVRWDKVKEAIV; this comes from the coding sequence ATGAACCCAAGCTCCCCCATCACCCGCCGCCGCTTTATTAGCGATTCCAGTAAAACGGCGGCAGCCGCCGCCCTCGCGACTGGCATTGCCCCGTCGATCCTCAGAGCTGCCGCCCCGGCCTCCGAATCCAACCCCGTTAAAGTCGCTCAGATCGGGATCGGCACCCGCGGCATGAATCTGGTGCGGGTGGCGGGCAGCAAGCCGACCTGCAAGGTGGTCGCGGTCTGCGATGTCTATAAACCACACGCCGACCGTGGACTTGAGCTCTGCAACAATCCGGAGGCTGTGGCCTACACCGACTACAAGGACATGCTCAACGACCCGGCCATCGAGGCCGTCATCATTGCGACGCCGGACCACTGGCACGAGAAGATGCTCCTCGACTGCGTCGCCGCCGGCAAGGACGTCTACTGTGAAAAGGGCTGGACCACCTCCGTCGAGGCGGCCAAGCGCATGCGCAAGGCGGTCAAGGACGCGGGAGCCGTCATGCAACTCGGCCATCAGGGCCGCCAGCTCGCCGCGGCGGATGTGGCCCACGACATGATCGCCTCAGGCGAAATCGGCGACGTGACCCTGGTCAACTGCGGCCGCTTCTTCAACGGCACCGAGGAAGCCCCGCCCTGGCGCTGGTATGGCCACTACTCGGTCAAAGAACCCGAATTGGAGCCCAGGGAAGTCCTCAAGCTCCTTGACTGGGAGAAATGGCTGGGCGACGCCCCGAATATCGACTTCAACGAACGCCACTTCTGGCACTGGCGCTGCTACTGGCCCTACGGCACCGGCCAGTGCGGCGACCTGCTCTCCCACGAGATGGACCATGTGCAGACCGTGCTTCGCTACGGCATCCCGGACACCTGCACCACCAACGCCCACCTTTGCCACTGGAAGGACGACCGCGAGGTGCCGGATAACTGGACCAGTTCCTACGTTTTCGAAGAGAAGGACTGCGTGGTCACCTACGAGGGTTGCATGAACTCCCGCCGGGCCCAAACCCCCGAATACATCGGGCGTGACGGACGCATCATCTTCAACAATATCGGACAAAGCGCCAACATCTTCGAACGCTTCGGGGACGAGCAGGCTTACCAGATCTCACGCCGTCCCCAACCGCAGCCCGAGCAGCTCTTCGTCCCGGGCAAGGAACACCGCCGCCCCGACCACATGCAGGACTTCCTCAACTGCGTCCGCACCCGCGAGAAGCCCCGCTGCGACGAGGATCAGGCCTTCATCGAGACAGCCGTCCTCATGATGGCGTTGGAATCCTACCGCCAGAAGCGGCAGGTGCGATGGGATAAGGTGAAAGAAGCGATAGTTTAA
- a CDS encoding LamG-like jellyroll fold domain-containing protein: protein MAKILCDNILPIMKLYSTIVLASALAGFTCSINAELVAYFPIDSTTDTSTFIDDVIDDATHAISDGTGNNNTGSIVFDSTRGGDVISTVQGHRYSAGTQDIDLTEGFTWSFWFKSPSLDFHDSDSSNGDTIIGTRSDSGQTWHKVQPKSVERWSSFGGYSVDTGNWHHVAYTGAGTGASATFNLWVDGVNVATDTGATFDSLATYNNNFEIGGSGKFSEDVQGLIDDIAVWNEVLSDQRIIDLSNGAAVVPEPSTLALIGLASLALFIRRLRA from the coding sequence TTGGCAAAAATTTTATGTGATAATATCCTACCTATTATGAAGCTTTATTCTACTATTGTTCTTGCCAGCGCATTGGCTGGGTTCACGTGCAGCATCAACGCAGAACTAGTCGCCTATTTCCCAATCGATTCCACTACGGACACATCAACCTTCATCGACGACGTTATCGATGATGCAACTCACGCAATCTCCGATGGGACAGGGAATAACAACACTGGATCAATCGTTTTCGATTCGACCCGAGGAGGCGACGTCATTTCCACAGTTCAAGGCCATCGCTACTCAGCTGGGACGCAGGATATCGATCTGACCGAGGGATTCACTTGGTCTTTTTGGTTCAAATCGCCCAGCTTAGACTTTCACGACAGTGACTCTAGTAACGGAGATACTATCATCGGAACACGGAGCGATAGCGGACAAACTTGGCACAAGGTCCAGCCTAAATCAGTCGAGAGATGGTCATCCTTTGGGGGCTATAGTGTTGATACCGGCAACTGGCACCACGTCGCCTACACGGGGGCGGGAACTGGCGCATCAGCAACTTTCAACTTATGGGTAGACGGTGTAAATGTTGCTACCGATACTGGCGCAACTTTTGACAGCCTAGCTACTTACAATAATAACTTCGAAATTGGCGGATCTGGAAAATTTTCTGAGGACGTTCAGGGTTTGATTGATGATATTGCTGTGTGGAATGAAGTTTTGAGTGACCAGCGAATTATCGACCTATCCAATGGTGCGGCAGTCGTACCTGAACCCTCCACTCTTGCCCTTATCGGGCTCGCTAGTCTGGCACTTTTTATCCGACGCCTTCGCGCCTAA
- a CDS encoding 3'-5' exoribonuclease YhaM family protein, with the protein MSDYKSVQELKSIDPGMAAPFRGIYILKRKETRTAKNGNPFLKVELGDAGGSFSANAFGDSAVFEALDPAAEGCIVRISGKTDYYNDMFSPKLSAAEVIEATEAEAEGMLGALVEVPPESEEELWDHLVEGIAAIEHPQLKETVQRVIDDTETAFRTAPAAISMHHAYRHGLLEHTVHMLRACRALLPLYPQVDADLAIAGIILHDIGKLEEYEGDFSAKTSRIGTLHGHVVLGFRTARKAALQSHLNTDLTERLEHIILSHQGEKEWGAAAMAATPEAVFVSMVDNLDAKMGMVQRVLRNANEGDEFSERLMGLQTRVLLTPPDKS; encoded by the coding sequence ATGTCCGACTACAAAAGCGTTCAGGAGCTCAAATCGATTGATCCCGGGATGGCGGCGCCTTTCCGGGGCATTTACATTCTGAAGCGCAAGGAGACGCGGACGGCCAAGAACGGAAATCCTTTCCTAAAGGTCGAACTGGGGGATGCGGGTGGCAGCTTCAGTGCCAATGCCTTTGGGGATTCCGCCGTCTTCGAAGCCCTCGATCCCGCAGCTGAGGGCTGCATTGTACGGATCAGCGGGAAAACGGATTACTACAACGACATGTTTTCGCCCAAGCTTTCGGCCGCCGAAGTCATCGAGGCCACCGAGGCGGAGGCCGAAGGCATGCTGGGCGCACTGGTCGAAGTGCCGCCGGAATCGGAGGAGGAACTCTGGGATCATCTGGTGGAGGGCATCGCCGCGATCGAGCATCCGCAACTCAAGGAGACGGTACAGCGGGTGATCGACGATACCGAAACCGCTTTCCGCACCGCGCCGGCCGCCATCAGCATGCACCACGCCTATCGCCACGGGCTGCTCGAGCACACCGTGCACATGCTGCGCGCCTGCCGCGCCCTGCTACCCCTCTATCCTCAAGTGGATGCCGATCTGGCCATCGCCGGCATCATCCTGCACGACATCGGCAAGCTGGAGGAATACGAAGGCGATTTTTCCGCCAAGACCAGCCGGATTGGGACACTACACGGCCACGTGGTCCTCGGTTTCCGGACCGCCCGCAAGGCGGCCCTGCAATCCCACCTCAACACCGATCTAACCGAGCGCTTGGAGCACATCATCCTCAGCCACCAGGGCGAAAAGGAATGGGGGGCCGCCGCTATGGCCGCCACGCCGGAAGCGGTCTTTGTTTCCATGGTCGACAACCTCGACGCCAAGATGGGCATGGTGCAGCGCGTGCTCCGCAACGCCAACGAGGGCGATGAATTTTCCGAGCGTCTTATGGGCCTACAAACGCGGGTCTTGTTGACGCCACCGGATAAGAGCTGA
- a CDS encoding C39 family peptidase: MIRIFLFALLTPCLYGTTLTDTQGRSIEVDILEVSDDSVKVRRSDGYVFNIPFSSLSTESKGKLKQSSESEPTNETYDFESLNQLLELKLWKDTNLWDDPVDQVAKRLGWPRESKTGTQSSYRIYFRRENSIAGARPYTAVLYGREGKVDYLSVMFANKGDSVPPGSVEDMDEAFEKVNDAIDADLESISARFDTLGESQNEIGGISRGMKERAVRWDTGNNSFWLAAVENEYIALRIMPPELADTWGRPEYQSDETVRQAAAANVKENKFGDVLIQNIPMVNQGPKGYCVPATIERCLRYMGIRADMYTLAMAGSTTIGGGTRLSDIIEGTSSYVRRSSRKMETISDDVSIKTVSEYIDQGQPLMWTMYSTNAYNRIANSITKQRRGATDYKEWRKTLRDILRDAPDLLPDRTQGHLCMIVGYNKNTDEIAVSDSWGPRYELRWITAEQADMVSQGSFYIIDF, translated from the coding sequence ATGATTCGTATTTTCCTCTTCGCACTGCTTACCCCCTGCCTCTACGGCACAACCCTGACCGACACACAGGGCCGCAGCATTGAGGTGGACATACTTGAAGTCAGTGACGACTCGGTGAAAGTACGCCGCTCGGACGGTTATGTTTTCAACATCCCCTTTTCCAGCCTGAGTACAGAAAGCAAAGGCAAGCTAAAGCAAAGTTCAGAGTCCGAGCCAACCAATGAAACGTACGACTTCGAATCGCTCAATCAATTGCTGGAGCTCAAGCTCTGGAAGGACACCAACCTCTGGGACGACCCCGTCGATCAAGTAGCGAAAAGGCTCGGCTGGCCGCGCGAATCGAAAACCGGAACCCAATCCAGCTACCGCATTTATTTTCGGAGGGAGAACTCGATCGCCGGAGCCAGGCCCTACACGGCGGTGCTCTATGGTCGTGAAGGCAAAGTGGACTATCTCTCCGTCATGTTTGCCAACAAGGGCGACTCCGTTCCACCCGGCTCGGTTGAAGATATGGATGAAGCTTTCGAAAAGGTGAACGATGCCATCGATGCCGACCTTGAATCGATAAGTGCACGATTTGATACTTTGGGAGAATCACAAAATGAAATCGGCGGGATCAGCCGTGGCATGAAAGAACGGGCCGTGCGCTGGGATACCGGCAATAACAGCTTCTGGCTGGCCGCCGTGGAGAACGAATACATCGCGCTGCGCATTATGCCACCCGAGTTGGCCGACACCTGGGGCCGACCGGAATACCAGAGTGACGAAACCGTGAGACAGGCCGCTGCGGCCAACGTAAAGGAAAACAAGTTTGGCGATGTCCTGATTCAGAATATCCCAATGGTCAACCAGGGCCCGAAAGGCTATTGCGTGCCGGCTACTATCGAGCGATGCCTCCGTTACATGGGCATTCGCGCGGACATGTATACCTTGGCCATGGCTGGTAGTACGACGATCGGTGGCGGCACACGGCTCAGCGATATTATTGAAGGCACTTCCTCCTACGTACGGCGAAGTAGTCGTAAAATGGAAACCATTTCCGATGATGTCAGCATCAAGACCGTCAGTGAGTACATCGACCAGGGACAACCTCTGATGTGGACGATGTATTCCACAAATGCCTACAATCGAATTGCCAACAGCATCACCAAACAACGCAGGGGCGCGACCGACTATAAAGAATGGAGAAAAACACTTCGCGATATTCTGAGAGATGCCCCCGACCTTTTACCGGACCGAACACAAGGCCATCTCTGCATGATCGTCGGTTACAACAAGAATACCGACGAGATTGCAGTCAGTGACTCCTGGGGACCGAGGTATGAGCTACGTTGGATCACCGCCGAGCAGGCGGACATGGTTTCACAGGGAAGCTTTTACATTATCGATTTTTAA
- a CDS encoding alanine/glycine:cation symporter family protein, with protein MDQLATNLETALKAFEAFMWGPALIVLLVGGGLFLAIYSRFRPYLHFKHAVDIVRGKFDDSDDAGDIPHFQALSTALSGTLGLGNVAGVAAALSAGGPGAIFWMWVTAMVGIATKFYTCTLAVMYRGRDSKGHLQGGPMYVIREALGPHWRPLAVLFAVAALFGTLPVFQANQLVQLIGESAFDGGLTTMHKGIIGSIIMLMVAIVVLGDIRRVGQVTARFVPAMVVFYFGLCAYILLSHADQILPAFEAIFANAFSGQSIAGGALGTVIMQGVSRGAFSNEAGIGTEALAHGAAKTDEPVREGLVAMMGPAIDTLLVCTCTALVILVTGALEPVDRAVGVSLTAAAFDTGLPGGSGSVLLLFMVFFLSVSTMISFGYYGCKCFGFLAGAERQHWWMWFYFALIFVGSIASFKTVSGLVFGMYAVMAIPTMASTLRLAPRVNAASRTYFKKLR; from the coding sequence ATGGATCAATTAGCGACCAATCTGGAAACCGCTCTCAAGGCCTTCGAAGCCTTTATGTGGGGCCCGGCACTGATCGTTCTTCTGGTCGGCGGCGGGCTGTTCCTTGCTATCTATTCGCGCTTTCGTCCTTATCTGCACTTTAAACATGCGGTCGACATCGTTCGCGGGAAGTTTGACGACAGCGATGATGCCGGGGATATCCCACACTTTCAGGCACTGTCCACGGCACTCTCCGGTACCTTGGGTTTGGGCAATGTTGCGGGTGTAGCGGCTGCGCTTTCAGCAGGCGGACCCGGAGCGATCTTCTGGATGTGGGTGACCGCCATGGTAGGGATCGCTACCAAGTTTTACACCTGCACGCTCGCGGTGATGTATCGGGGTCGTGATTCAAAAGGGCACCTCCAGGGCGGTCCAATGTATGTGATTCGTGAAGCGCTGGGCCCGCACTGGCGTCCTCTGGCGGTGCTTTTCGCCGTAGCGGCTTTGTTCGGAACCCTCCCCGTTTTTCAGGCCAACCAACTCGTTCAGCTGATCGGTGAGTCCGCCTTCGACGGAGGCCTGACCACAATGCATAAGGGAATCATCGGTAGCATCATTATGCTTATGGTCGCCATTGTGGTGTTGGGTGATATCCGGCGCGTGGGGCAGGTCACGGCCCGTTTCGTTCCGGCAATGGTGGTTTTCTACTTCGGGCTATGTGCCTACATCCTGTTGAGCCATGCCGATCAAATCCTGCCCGCTTTTGAGGCGATCTTTGCCAATGCCTTTAGCGGCCAATCCATTGCCGGTGGGGCGCTGGGTACTGTTATCATGCAAGGCGTGAGTCGCGGTGCTTTCTCCAACGAGGCCGGTATCGGCACCGAAGCTTTGGCTCACGGCGCTGCCAAAACGGACGAGCCGGTCCGCGAGGGGCTGGTCGCGATGATGGGGCCCGCTATCGATACCTTGCTTGTCTGTACCTGCACCGCATTGGTAATCCTTGTCACCGGGGCGCTCGAGCCCGTGGACAGAGCGGTTGGTGTCAGTCTGACCGCTGCTGCTTTTGACACAGGGCTGCCCGGCGGGAGTGGCAGTGTGCTCCTATTGTTCATGGTTTTCTTCCTCAGCGTGAGTACGATGATCAGTTTCGGTTACTACGGTTGTAAGTGTTTCGGCTTTCTGGCCGGAGCGGAACGTCAGCACTGGTGGATGTGGTTCTACTTTGCGCTTATTTTTGTCGGGTCGATCGCATCATTCAAAACCGTCAGCGGTCTCGTTTTCGGGATGTATGCGGTCATGGCCATACCGACGATGGCATCCACGCTTCGTCTCGCTCCGCGCGTGAATGCGGCGAGCCGTACCTATTTCAAAAAGCTGCGATAG